A genomic window from Tachyglossus aculeatus isolate mTacAcu1 chromosome 9, mTacAcu1.pri, whole genome shotgun sequence includes:
- the PREB gene encoding prolactin regulatory element-binding protein isoform X1, with amino-acid sequence MGRRRRRPPELYRAPFPLYALQIEPEAGFLITAGGGGAAKTGIKNGVHFLQLEKIGGGLSASLLHSHDTDTRATMNMALAGDVLAAGQDASCHLLRFRSQPRREGGRKPDDRGSGERGPRQRKKQAATEPAESEPAAPEAGAETRQDGVELSVETLRTVQTDFSPDPLQKTVRFNHDRSLLATGGSDGYVRVWQVPTLEKVLEFEAHKGEIEDLTLGPDDKLVTVGRDLRGCVWQKDQLMTGLCWNENLPTLHDTPYRYQACRFGWVPDQPAGLRLFTVQIPHKRLRRPPPCYLTAWDGRSFLPLRTEPCGHEVVSCLNVSESGTFLGLGTVTGSVAIYIAFSLQRLYYIRESHGIVVTDVAFVPERGRGRELLGAHEAALLSVAVDSRCQLHLLPTRRSVPVWLLLLLCAGLVIGAILLLQSAFPGFL; translated from the exons atggggcggcggcggcgccgacCCCCGGAGCTGTACCGGGCGCCATTCCCGCTGTACGCGCTGCAGATCGAGCCCGAGGCCGGATTCCTCATCACCGCCGGTGGGGGCGGCGCCGCCAAGACCGGCATCAAGAATGGAGTG CACTTCCTGCAGTTGGAAAAGATCGGCGGCGGGCTGAGTGCCTCCCTGCTGCACTCCCATGACACGGACACCCGGGCCACCATGAACATGGCACTGGCGGGGGACGTTCTGGCTGCGGGGCAGGATGCCAGCTGCCACCTCCTGCGCTTCCGATCCCAGCCGAGGCGAGAGGGCGGCCGCAAACCGGACGACAGAG GTTCCGGGGAGCGGGGCCCCCGACAGCGGAAAAAGCAGGCGGCGACGGAGCCAGCGGAGAGTGAGCCGGCCGCGCCGGAGGCCGGGGCAGAGACGCGGCAGGATGGGGTGGAGCTGAGTGTGGAGACCCTCCGGACCGTGCAGACGGACTTCAGTCCGGACCCCCTGCAGAAGACGGTGCGCTTCAACCACGATCGCTCCCTGCTCGCTACCGGCGGCTCCGACGGCTACGTGCGCGTCTGGCAG GTGCCCACCCTGGAGAAAGTTCTGGAGTTCGAAGCTCACAAGGGGGAGATCGAAGACCTGACCCTGGGCCCTGACGACAAG TTGGTGACCGTGGGCCGGGACCTCCGGGGCTGTGTGTGGCAGAAGGACCAGCTGATGACCGGGCTGTGCTGGAACGAGAACCTGCCCACCCTGCATGACACCCCTTATCGCTACCAGGCCTGCAG GTTCGGGTGGGTGCCGGACCAGCCCGCCGGGCTCCGGCTCTTCACGGTCCAGATCCCCCACAAGCGGCTCCGCCGGCCGCCGCCCTGCTACCTCACGGCCTGGGACGGCCGCAGCTTCCTGCCGCTGCGCACCGAGCCCTGTGGCCACGAGGTCGTCTCCTGTCTGAACGTGAG TGAGTCGGGCACCTTCCTCGGCCTGGGCACCGTCACTGGGTCTGTTGCCATCTACATCGCCTTCTCCCTCCAG cgccTCTACTATATCCGGGAGTCCCACGGTATCGTCGTGACGGATGTGGCCTTCGTGCcggagcggggccggggccgggagctCCTGGGGGCTCACGAGGCAGCGTTGCTGTCTGTGGCCGTGGACAGCCGCTGCCAGCTGCACCTGCTGCCCACCCGCC GAAGCGTCCCtgtgtggctgctgctgctgctctgtgcCGGGCTCGTCATCGGGGCCATCCTGCTGCTCCAGAGCGCATTCCCGGGCTTCCTCTAG
- the PREB gene encoding prolactin regulatory element-binding protein isoform X2: MNMALAGDVLAAGQDASCHLLRFRSQPRREGGRKPDDRGSGERGPRQRKKQAATEPAESEPAAPEAGAETRQDGVELSVETLRTVQTDFSPDPLQKTVRFNHDRSLLATGGSDGYVRVWQVPTLEKVLEFEAHKGEIEDLTLGPDDKKDQLMTGLCWNENLPTLHDTPYRYQACRFGWVPDQPAGLRLFTVQIPHKRLRRPPPCYLTAWDGRSFLPLRTEPCGHEVVSCLNVSESGTFLGLGTVTGSVAIYIAFSLQRLYYIRESHGIVVTDVAFVPERGRGRELLGAHEAALLSVAVDSRCQLHLLPTRRSVPVWLLLLLCAGLVIGAILLLQSAFPGFL, from the exons ATGAACATGGCACTGGCGGGGGACGTTCTGGCTGCGGGGCAGGATGCCAGCTGCCACCTCCTGCGCTTCCGATCCCAGCCGAGGCGAGAGGGCGGCCGCAAACCGGACGACAGAG GTTCCGGGGAGCGGGGCCCCCGACAGCGGAAAAAGCAGGCGGCGACGGAGCCAGCGGAGAGTGAGCCGGCCGCGCCGGAGGCCGGGGCAGAGACGCGGCAGGATGGGGTGGAGCTGAGTGTGGAGACCCTCCGGACCGTGCAGACGGACTTCAGTCCGGACCCCCTGCAGAAGACGGTGCGCTTCAACCACGATCGCTCCCTGCTCGCTACCGGCGGCTCCGACGGCTACGTGCGCGTCTGGCAG GTGCCCACCCTGGAGAAAGTTCTGGAGTTCGAAGCTCACAAGGGGGAGATCGAAGACCTGACCCTGGGCCCTGACGACAAG AAGGACCAGCTGATGACCGGGCTGTGCTGGAACGAGAACCTGCCCACCCTGCATGACACCCCTTATCGCTACCAGGCCTGCAG GTTCGGGTGGGTGCCGGACCAGCCCGCCGGGCTCCGGCTCTTCACGGTCCAGATCCCCCACAAGCGGCTCCGCCGGCCGCCGCCCTGCTACCTCACGGCCTGGGACGGCCGCAGCTTCCTGCCGCTGCGCACCGAGCCCTGTGGCCACGAGGTCGTCTCCTGTCTGAACGTGAG TGAGTCGGGCACCTTCCTCGGCCTGGGCACCGTCACTGGGTCTGTTGCCATCTACATCGCCTTCTCCCTCCAG cgccTCTACTATATCCGGGAGTCCCACGGTATCGTCGTGACGGATGTGGCCTTCGTGCcggagcggggccggggccgggagctCCTGGGGGCTCACGAGGCAGCGTTGCTGTCTGTGGCCGTGGACAGCCGCTGCCAGCTGCACCTGCTGCCCACCCGCC GAAGCGTCCCtgtgtggctgctgctgctgctctgtgcCGGGCTCGTCATCGGGGCCATCCTGCTGCTCCAGAGCGCATTCCCGGGCTTCCTCTAG